The nucleotide window gtgacacaccgccccagaccatgacggaccctccacctccaaatcgatcccgcaccagagtacaggcctcagtgtaacgctcatttctTCGaagataaacgcaagtccgaccatcacccctgatgagacaaaaccgagactcgtcagtgaagagcactttttgccagttcagtctggtccagcgaaggtgggtttgtgcccataggcgacgttgttgccggtgatgtctggtaaggacctgccttacaacaggcctacaagccttcagtccagcctctctcagcctattgcggacagtctgagcactgatggagggattgtgcattcctggtgtaactcgggcagttgttgttgccatcatgTACCTGTCcctcaggtgtgatattcggatgtaccgatcctgtgcaggtgttgttacacatggtctgccactgcgaggacgatcagctgtccttcctgtctccctgtagcgctgtcttaggcgtctcacagtacggacattgcaatttgttgccctggccacatctgcagtcctcatgcctccatgcagtatgtataaggcacgttcacgcagatgagcagggaccctgggcatctttcttttggtgtttttcagagtcagtagaaaggtctctttagtgtcctaagtttttataactgtgaccttaattgcctaccgactgtaagctgttagtgtcttaacgaccgttccacaggtgcatgttcattaattgtttatggttcattgaacaagcatagaaaacattgtttaaaccctttacaataaagatctgtaaagttatttggatttttacaaaattatctttaaaatacagtgtcctgaaaaagggacgtttctttttttgctgagtttatatttagTGTGAGTACGTGCACCTGCTGTTTGAAGTAACGTCTCTCTTCTTCGTCAATGAGTACGAGATTCAGGTAATATCGAACAGAGAATTTTTTATTAATGTCCCTCATGGTAGGCGTCATCTCATATCCAGCCAAGAAAAGACGGATAGGGATGGATTCACCTATAGGCACAAAGATAAAAGGTAAATACGCAAGAAAAACTGTTAGTAACAAgcttaatttacataaaaatgaacttaaaattgATTAAAATGATATTTGATTTGTATCTTTCAGTATACGTCATATTGAAAACAGGAGTCATTCTTAAACTGTCATATGTTTGACAAAAAATACAGTAGAGGCAACAGTTATAAAGTACCTCGGACAGGTGCCCCATCCATGATCTCGTATTTTGCAATGGTGTCATTTTCGTGGTAAACATTTGGCCCGGTCCCCGTTGTCTCTCGTTTAATAATATCAATTTCCATGTGTTTGATCTTAATTCGCACCAGCAGGAAATATATCTTCCCCACAATCACATCTTTCAAGTGATACCTGCCGTTTTCAAGagatttgggagaaaaaaattggCAAGAAGGGATTGATGAACAGAAAACGTAATTATCAAGctatttaaattgtataaaacTATATTAGCATGTCCAAATTATCTACACCTAAAAACTCAAGTGTAAGCTCCATGCTTTAAATTGTAAGCTGCATCACACTAACTTCTTTCAAATGAGGAACAATTCAATAAATAGTAGTTAGCAGACATTTCATTCACAGCACTTACCCAGTAGCCATTTATCAGACTTACTTTGACTTGTTGTACTCAAATTCAATGTGTAGACAGTCCTCGATTCCCACCTCCATCTTTATGGAGGTGTTGAGTTCTGGATATGTGCTGAGTGTGTGCACTACGATGTCCATCTCTTTAGAGATGTCATTCAATCTCCTGCTGATGACTGCCCGCAGGAAATAGCTAAGGGGGAATCAGAACGCATGATATTATGTACCAAAATAGTAAACCAGTTCGATATTTtctactttaaaaaacaaaataacatttaataagtGCACAAAATATTTGGGAAATTCATATATACGTACCGAAGTTTTACATTCTGGCCTGTGTAGGACTCGTATGGTTTCTCCACATGTGTGAACTCAAAATCAAAGGTCTGAGATTGGGCCATTTCCCCAGGCCGAGCTAAATCCTTTACGAGAGAGACAAACTCATGGTGGTTTCCTCTGTCATAGTACAACTCtgggaaaagaaaaataatagaaaaatattactacatatttttatgttttgccaGATGATGTCTTTATAAATTTGAGTGTTGTTTGAATTTGAATTGTGCATCTGTATtgttcttttaaaggaatattacgggttcaatacaagttaagctcaatcgacagcatttgtggcatgtttattatcacaaaaaaaacattatttagactcgtcactccttttctttcaaaaaaaggcaaagatcgaggttacagtgaggcacttacaatggaagtgaatggggccaatttttgagggtttaaaggcactcacattaattcttctggtaaaacttgtatattatttgagctgtaaagttgtttaaatcgtaatttttacagtcattttagggtttattgacattacataatcatggcaacgaagtctaagaaaaaaaataagaattatatatatatatatatatatatataaaattaactaaaaaaaatccatttcAAAACAACGACAAATATATTTCTTTACATTTCCTTAGAGGAATATTTTCGGGGTATTTGCGTGTAAATAGAGCCCTAATTTAACCAAACTGTGAGTTTAAGGCAAACGTCGTTTTGGAACTGTTCATTACTGTAAAACAGGATTCATAGCCTGTGACGTGCAGCCAGAGGTGTGGGCTTGTCAATAATACCGCAATTTTACAGCGGATGTGTCATGTGTCACGAGGCTATGTGCTTGAAATTTGACACTTCACCATGTATCATTCTTCAGTGTGGATCCACGTACGTTATAAATTTGACAAGATGGAATTATGCGTGTAACAcctctaaacaaacacacaaattcgAGCTGTTTGATACATTCTAGCCCATTCGTTACAAATCATCGCTCTTCCGAACGTTCTATTTACCGATTTGCCCGATAAATTCTATTTTGATTCCTTGATGCTCTAGCCTTTTCCCTGGGTTCTTCAGCGTTACGTTGACTTTGCCAGACACTGTCTCCCCGTcgtaaaacagaaaatatttgtCCTTTTTCCCATCTTCTGTCTTGTGCTCAGCCTTTTTCCTCGTCTCGCCATCATTTAGAACTATGTCAATTTCAGCACTTTGTCCGAAACTGAAGAAGCTCATCCTGACACCTTGTGCTGGACCGTGGAATCCTTTTGTATTCTAACACCTTGTCAAATTCCACATCAATACAATTCCGTCTTGGTCTCAGGCTAGCTGTTTTATCTTCTGCAGCGCATTTAGGTTTATAATGGGCTATTTCAAGTTCAATGATTTGCTAATTATTCGTATGGTCACTGCGGAGGGGTTTTCAGCTATGTACACAAGCACAAGCTTCTGAAATGATTCAACTACCGGGATAGCCCACGtccaatattttcaaaataaaagtcgttGGAAATCAAATTTAAGGAATCAAATttcattggttaaaaaaaaaaaaaaaaaaaaaaattgtacgtAGCAGTAATTACATTTAGGAGTAACTGGTGAAAAATTCCAAACTGTAATATTTCCCACAAGTTAttcaaaattgatttttttttttttttttttttttaataaccgtGATCACAAAAGTTCATATTTAATTGCATATGTATAATTCGTCACCATTACCATTATATTGGTGACGGAACCATTaggaatttctttttctttctaaaaaacagtaataatttataataatttaaaaataacagtcgTAATGTTATCATTACTTGTACTtgtaaaattgtcattttagatATAAGAAATCTTAATCGCATAAAAATTGGTCACCAATTAACAGATATTCACACATTTtacacatgtatttattttatactcaAATTACTTATATTATACTCTTACATAACTGTGCCAACTATTTTAGAAAAATGCCAATAACATTttctacatttaaaaatatgtaagacTTTCTCATGCACCGTGGTCTAGGTCAGGTGTTTTCAAACTGTGGTCCTGGTACCCCCAGTGGACCGCAAGGGGATGCTAGGGGGTtccgcgaaaaaaaaaaaaaaaaaaaaagtttgacattACAGATTCTGACATTGTTACTGTTTCGTTCTGCTTTCTGAAGGCTGGATGGAAATCGTGAgattaattatgattattttattctattgtcaGCCCTAGCTAACtgttagaaataataataataacaaaatctaCATATAGGTTTGTGgtcaaaaatatttattgaaactttagcagtcacctttagcttgctccCTGGGTGTTTGTTAGGCCATAAACTCAGTAAAGCTGCAGTGGaataatatttattgtgaaagcactataaaaatgcatttgaatttaattgaaaatgtttctcttaaGGCTTCTATAAAAACATTAATAGTGAAAATATGGTACTATAaacttaatacaaaataaatatttttggtgtattttatatatatatatatatatatatatatatatatatatatatatatatatatatatatatatatatatataagcggaTCACCATATTTGCGAGTCTTCCTAGTCTTCGAAAGGTTTGAAAATCCGTGGTCTAGGTCTGGGACTTTGAAATGTCGCTGTCATTATGACTATGTGGCTATGTCTCCCTCTGGTGAGCAAAACATTGACAGCAAAAGTCTGCATGGACAGGACACTGGATGTTTGACACATTTGCTTTATTGAAATCATAAAGCATCTAAGCACATGTTTAAGAGGCCATGTCCTACAGGATTTACAGACTATTTGACAGGCAGATAAGTGCCAAATAGCTTCTAAATCCCAGTGCTTTTGGCCTCTTAAATCTTGATCAAAGGGCTACTTTTAAATCCTCTTACCAAAAATATACTACGTTAAAATGTTGATTATTTGATATTAGACATCTAAAAAGGTGAATAGAAAGCCAAAATGTGTGGTCAAATTCTTCCATGGCAATCATAATCCCCTGTAAATCCTGTTTAACTGAAAGGATAAACTAGAGTAACGTGGGTTGTGCAAACGCAATCTCTGTTTACCTTGTGAATGCGCTCTTGTGATTGGCTGTCACTTTAGTGATGGGCGTGGCCACCTCACACTACTCACACGCTACAACACAGAGCGCTCCAAAAAACTCATTTGACTTAAAGCCGCGGTACGATTCAGATATCGCCGAGTCTTACAATATAATCAGATATAACTTTGATTAAGTAGAGGTTAGGACATAATTGTTTGTCAGATTATCTAATCATGTGTTAGACAAACTAGTGAAGAGATTTCACCAGCGGATGTCAAAATCTTCACAACATTTATCATCAGTTTGAGGGAGAAGTCAGCGCGACAGCTGTGATTTTGTGATGGCAGAACCGCAGCAACAGTTGGTAGACATCGACCCGGATTTTGAACCTCTCTCCCGGCCGCGCTCATGCACCTGGCCGCTGCACCGACCTGAATGCGCCGAGCCGGGGAGCTCAAACACATCCTCCCCGGCACCCTCCGTCAAGCCGGAGCAAGGCATCGTGGACTTTATCAACAGTTTAAGTTTACTCGAGGAGACCGAGGACTACCCGGAGGAGAAGCCCGTGCTTCTGTGTAACGACTTCCACAGCCAGGACAACTGCGTTCATCCCCAGCCGTTGCATCCACAGCAGCCGAATCCCCAGCTGACGCACCCGCAACAGGTGCCGCCTCTCCCCGCCCCTGCCAGCAGCTCCAGCCCTGCAGCCGCCCAGAGGAAGAGCAGCTCGTCTCGTAGGAACGCATGGGGGAATATGTCATACGCTGATCTCATCACCAAGGCGATTGAGAGCTCCCCTGAGAAGCGGCTCACCCTGTCCCAGATCTACGAGTGGATGGTGAAGAGCGTGCCTTACTTCAAAGATAAGGGCGACAGCAACAGCTCAGCCGGCTGGAAGGTAATTGTATTCTCAAGGCCAAGCAGAAGTGTCATTTAGGCCGGTGTAAAGTGCCATTTGAGATCCCATAGTACAGTATGTGCATAAGTTTATAAAGCTTAATAGATTTTAAAACCCACACATACCATTAAAAAAGAGTTCATGCACATTTAAAACATCCTTGTTATGTTACAGTATTTGTCCATGAATGTAGTTTCATGATTTTTACCTTAACgtaaaatgaaaacattaataattCTCATTTTAAAACGATTTGAAAAGTGGGGAACATAttaaagggccgttcacaccgaacacgtccttgcgttaaaaataaaataatacatatactAATATGAGTAGGAAAGTAGGGGAAAAGACGCGTTAACAGTGCAAGATTCCTTTAACATCTTTTTTGAAAGATGTCCATCTACCGCATGTTTACAAAGGAGAGCAATTAAAAACATTGAAGCATGAGTTTGTGAAAAGTCTTCTGAACATTTGCTGGACGGatatagattatttatttatttttacattctgattaaaaatacatacattttttattattattattattttcactagtcccctgaaaaaaaaaaaaaacaatatatgacAGTAACAACTGGCCCTCCATagcaaaagtaaataaataaaataataacagatTCCCTCTCGGCGAAAATGGGTGACGCGCGGTTTGTTGTGGAATTTAAGGCGCGAAAGAGGAGGGAGCTCAGTGCCTGTTCAGATTCAAAAGAATGCGTTACAACCCAGTATCAGCTGCTTAGTTGGTGATGGCAGTTCAGTTTAGTCATTGTTTAATATACTTGACtgaagagcttgttttgtggtTTGCCTTGTTTACCTTAAGGTGCCAAACTGAAAGTAGAGGGAGGTATTAATGAGGCCATTCACAAATCTGGCATCCTCTCATGTAAACATATTAAAAGAGCACtaacattaaaagaatagttcacccaaaatgaaaattctgtcattatttactcaccctcatgttgttttaactcAATATGATtctctttcctccatggaacacaaaaggagctatTTTGCAAATTGTCCTggctgctgttttccatacagtgaaactaaatggggactggggctgtcaagctataAAAATGATGGAAATGCTCTACAAAAGTGGTCTATATGACTTGTGCTCTATATTTTACTGATGTTTGGGCTGTTAGAGACCAGACATTTTAGAATTTATCTCGATTACTCCTTTCAGAATGAATTCCAAGAGTCGATTCCAGACTAATGTTCTCCATTCTTGAGCAAAAACGAGAGGCAAAGTAAAATCTCATAATAAACGGTGCAATATAAAGCATTCTTTACACTATTTTTGATACTGGGTTGTTATCCTCCGAGATTAGAAGTCAACTCTGGGAATCAAAGAATCGATTCTTTTTGGAAATGACTCCCAGTCCAATTTGACCTCAAACCAGTCATGATGTCTTGACTTGCCATATTAGAATGTATGTAAATACGAATGAAATTTAATAGATTGAACAGAGTGAAGATTTTCAGTGCTCTGGGGTTCAGAAGACTCACATTGTGAGTATTGAGGGACCGATTTAACTGTGCTTTTTGTGTTGGGCTTGGAATTTGAAGGCCCTCTTCCCCTTTTACTCatattgtgtaaaaatgattCATTTCAAAATAGATAAAAGGTAAATGTTGTTGTCTGAGAAAGAGAGAAGGTAAAAAAGAGGGGAAGCATGCAGTTGTACTCTGCCTGTGACTTGGTTGATAGACTTTTTAGGACTCAAACTACTGTATGTTCACCAAGGAATGTGAGTGAACAGTGATCATGTTCATTGGTTTCAGTCATCTGACCTACAGTATTATACTAGCACTCTGAACACACATGCAATGGTATGTAAGTCTCGTGATTTAACCATACATTTCTAAAGCTCCTGTGGTGCTTTGAGGGGCCTAATGACTAAAATCATCTATCACAAATCCAGGGGTCGGCCTCATTTCTCAGGAGTAAGGTGAAGCAAACAAAGAATGGTTTCAGTGTTGAAAGGGATTTTGTTAACCTGTCAATTATTTCTATAGCACTCGTGTTTCACTCTGATTCACCTCTCCATAcaaaccatttttgtttctttgctaTGTACGGTGCGTAAATGGAAATACAAATCCTTACCGTCACATATGTCAGGGCCTCCTCCCATCACTGAGCTAAAAATACCTGCAGGATTACCTGTCATTACATGGAGACACATCTGTCTGAAAGGTGTGGTCCACCCCCTCACTGCCATTGGCTCTACACGCCACGACAAAACATTGTCTGGTCTCTTACATCTGTGACATCATAGTGTCAGCATTCCAATCACTCGTAGGATGTTTCTGTCCGGTTCTAGGGGCTGGACTGTTCTTTATCATCATGCTGTCTACATACCTGAGACTAAAACGGTATTCTGTTTCCTGTCCAGTAGATTCCAGCCTGTGTTTGCCCCATTAACCTAACATAATGAAACTTGAGTGCCAAAATAAAGTGTTTGCCATAGTGCTGTTCAGTCACTGTCTATATAATATACGAGTATTAATAGATACTTTTTTTTAACCCGTGCATTTGAGAATTTGCATTTGACATTTCCAGTGTTATGAACTCATTgactcattattttattttactggcaaaagacttttttcttatttctgaGATAAAGTAAACATGcacataatgaggtcatgtgacatcaATGTAGCATATTgatgtttgaaacatttattgtataatgtatactgtatttaaaaaaagagtaaaCAGTATttagtgtatactgcacagtatgccaTAAGCAACATGCAAGTGTTCCATTCCGAACATAGTAAACATAAGAAAAAAAGAGTAAACCGTATTTAGTGTATACTGCACTGTATGCAGTAAGCagcatgctagtattccattctgaacaagTCAAATTTTTCAGTGGAGGAAGATGCTGATCCAATGTGAAATCAATGCTTTTTTAAAACCATGTTATTAAAACAATGTTCACACTTAgaacattttagtttgaaaacgcattattTTCGCTAAATATACACCTCCCATCTGAACTAGAAtactgttttcctccaccaaaagcGTTAcgaaaatgcttctttttttttcacgctATTTTTCTCTtgactgtttttttattattgttgcacattaaatacattatttaaaaaaatttaaaaaattgttaACAGTATTCAGAATCAGCATAcattatactgtacagtatgtagtaTGCTAAAATTCCATTGCAAACATAACCAAGGAGATTGAGAGGTGAAAATGCTACCCTGGATTGTTCCAGGGGTCAGGGGTCAAAATTTAAAGGTCATGCCACCACGTTTGTGAAGCATGTCATAGGAGTCCATGTTCATCTCCTAAAAGTCAAAGCAAAATAATGAGAAtggtttttaaacacattttatgcgTTTTTGGCAACTAGTATTTTGTTTCATAACTTTCCTGTGTCTTTAAATATGCACTCCATTGTTTTATGTACCATTAATagtcaaacacatacatacagtgcagGCAGAATTCCATACAGGTCAGTTTTGCAACAGCACTGCCAAGTGCCCTCATAACCACCATggctgttcatttaaaaaaaaaaaatggcatttacTTTCTATTTCTTAACCCTGGCAGTCTGTGCCCATAGCTAGAActgtatttatgtgtatgtgGTATAGTGATAGTATCTTGTGTGTAATCCTGACACAAAGAATCAGTGCTTGCTTTCCTTGTCTAATTGAGCACATACCTTTCCATTCATATAGGCTTATTTCATGTTCATTCATAATGACATGAAGGTTACTCGCCTGAAATAATAAACGCAATCATATGGTTTTTATTATgttactttagaaaaaaaaacatgctttctCACTTCCCtctgtcttttttctctctctctctctctctctcttctctctctctctctctctctctctctctctctctctctctctctctctctcttaaaaaatgtttaactgaGCCCTACTTACAGCTGATGAACCCTGTTACCTCTAATCGCTTTGAAGTTCACCATAGGTTTTAACCTCTCCCAgtaatacacaaacaaacatgcaagctGTATATTTGTTCTATAGAATTTTCAGAGCATttgaaaggcacacacacactatatttgtTTAAGCTTATCTTACAGCAGATACTAAATTGTCTCCTAGTTTGTTGGTCAACGAGAGTTTCGGCTGTAGGTGAACTGTCCACTACTTCTCCACTAACTATTCACTGTTGACCTTGAATGTTTGTAgataaggccacgtccacaatttttttggtttggtttttcattacctaacatcatcgtttttaAAGTGTGGCActagagagcatttttgaaagtaTCAGTTTTCACAATAATGATCTGTAAGTGGTGAACAgcttgaagctcaaaaaatacaAGATGCATTGTTTTCTTCAATCAAAGCTTTATTTatacaaagtttgatttttgactgTGAAAACTTGAAAACGTCAacggctgtgtccgaaaccaggaaaatgttgctgtatatggaggtaggaagggaccaaggcatgtccgaatccaatgttctCATCAAGGTTACTATAGCTAACTAAAACTGAAATGAAattccaaaaaattatttagaaaaatgaaattaaaactaaaagtatttttccaaaaaactaaaactaaactgaaactatcaTGCATTActtcaaaactaactaaaaaggaatagaaatgatcataaaatattttcagttttcgTTTTTAATACTTTGTCTTGTGCAtgttacaaaataatttttgttcctTTTAACATCTCCATCTGTTGCATCGCAAACATGCCATCTACAGGCCATGAGTTTCGTGTGTGTGTGCCCACATTCGGTAATGTGCTCAGTGTTTCAAGAtaaatgaatttgttttttttaactacatcATCCATTACTGTTCAAAAAATAAAGGGATACATGCACTcatcgaccactttattaggtacacctgtacacctatttattcatgtgattatctaatcagcca belongs to Myxocyprinus asiaticus isolate MX2 ecotype Aquarium Trade chromosome 43, UBuf_Myxa_2, whole genome shotgun sequence and includes:
- the LOC127434004 gene encoding vacuolar protein sorting-associated protein 26B-like, producing the protein MSFFSFGQSAEIDIVLNDGETRKKAEHKTEDGKKDKYFLFYDGETVSGKVNVTLKNPGKRLEHQGIKIEFIGQIELYYDRGNHHEFVSLVKDLARPGEMAQSQTFDFEFTHVEKPYESYTGQNVKLRYFLRAVISRRLNDISKEMDIVVHTLSTYPELNTSIKMEVGIEDCLHIEFEYNKSKYHLKDVIVGKIYFLLVRIKIKHMEIDIIKRETTGTGPNVYHENDTIAKYEIMDGAPVRGESIPIRLFLAGYEMTPTMRDINKKFSVRYYLNLVLIDEEERRYFKQQEITLWRKGDIVRKSMSHQAAIASQRFEGSATSEKALAQAKEDSN